A DNA window from Andrena cerasifolii isolate SP2316 chromosome 16, iyAndCera1_principal, whole genome shotgun sequence contains the following coding sequences:
- the Prdm13 gene encoding PR/SET domain 13 — protein MDSRSAIVYPIVAENALIVSIQALERTSLSQGIVDRPTVRAAGALGRDSSTEIIDVNRLSQKSTSVIQYVEVADSDGRLYCVDGLVSTPCWLKIVTFAKDCQSCNVILMTTDKGVILKTIRSITPGEPLLMWFTENILAMMNMPFLTPCNIQGQNRYICHMCNNLFEYPNPLKIHLALKCNRLDSNHLWSVLAKEFSLSPRSSLSLSLFPQSTFKFELTKSSRHSPARMSPIMVESMDSSVSLANNSSSSSSNQPSPSSSNQHSPNSSTTQVSPDSVNPVSPVRKDLGFRHSAFKPYMGQSNLFAGVVAVPTTEENALTPYNSQTTASTPNTADADAHAAQMETIVSNLGKSKQGHLCIYCGKVYSRKYGLKIHIRTHTGYKPLKCKYCFRPFGDPSNLNKHVRLHADGETPYRCELCGKVLVRRRDLERHIRSRHQENVEQASDSSSDGIEV, from the exons ATGGATTCGAGAAGCGCGATCGTGTATCCCATCGTCGCAGAGAATGCTTTGATCGTGAGCATCCAGGCACTCGAGAGAACATCTTTGTCCCAAGGGATCGTCGACAGACCAACGGTCAGGGCTGCTGGCGCCCTTGGCAGAGATTCTTCCACGGAGATCATCGACGTGAACAGGCTGTCTCAAAAGAGCACGTCGGTTATTCAATAC GTGGAAGTTGCCGATTCGGATGGTCGCCTCTACTGCGTGGACGGCTTGGTCAGCACCCCGTGTTGGCTGAAAATAGTCACGTTCGCGAAGGATTGTCAGAGCTGCAATGTCATACTGATGACCACCGACAAGGGTGTAATACTGAAGACGATCAGAAGCATAACGCCCGGCGAGCCTCTGCTCATGTGGTTCACCGAGAATATTCTGGCCATGATGAACATGCCGTTCCTCACGCCGTGCAACATTCAGG GTCAGAATCGCTACATCTGTCACATGTGCAACAACCTGTTCGAGTATCCAAATCCTTTGAAGATCCACCTGGCCCTAAAGTGCAATCGGCTGGACAGTAATCATCTCTGGTCCGTGTTGGCGAAAGAGTTCAGCCTGTCGCCGAGATCCAGCCTGTCTCTCAGCCTCTTCCCTCAGTCCACCTTCAAATTCGAGCTGACCAAATCGTCGCGACACTCGCCCGCCAGGATGTCGCCGATCATGGTGGAGAGCATGGATTCCAGCGTCTCTCTGGCGAACAACAGTTCCTCGAGCTCCTCCAATCAACCCTCCCCGTCCTCCTCTAACCAGCACTCCCCCAATTCCTCGACCACGCAGGTCTCGCCGGATTCCGTCAACCCCGTGTCTCCTGTGAGAAAGGACTTGGGCTTCAGGCACTCCGCCTTCAAGCCATACATGGGCCagagcaacttgttcgccggTGTCGTGGCCGTGCCAACCACGGAGGAGAACGCTCTGACACCGTACAACAGCCAGACGACAGCGTCGACGCCGAACACCGCCGACGCTGACGCCCACGCGGCTCAAATGGAGACGATTGTCAGCAATCTGGGGAAATCGAAGCAGGGACACCTGTGCATCTACTGCGGCAAGGTCTACTCGAGGAAGTACGGGCTCAAGATCCACATCAG GACCCACACAGGCTACAAACCCTTGAAATGCAAGTACTGCTTTCGACCGTTCGGAGATCCGAGTAATCTGAACAAGCACGTCCGATTGCACGCCGACGGAGAAACACCGTACAGATGCGAGCTCTGCGGTAAAGTGTTGGTGAGGAGGAGAGACCTCGAGAGGCACATCAGATCGAGGCATCAGGAGAACGTGGAGCAGGCTTCGGACTCGTCGTCCGACGGAATTGAAGTATGA